The Pseudoxanthomonas suwonensis sequence GCGGCGCAGGCCCAGCACTTCGTGCTTGACCAGCTTCTCGAAGGTGCCGTCGGTCTCGCCGGCTTCCAGCTCCTTCAGGCGCGCCACCGACTGCTTGACGGTGCGGAAGTTGGTCAGGGTGCCGCCCAGCCAGCGCTGGGTCATGTACGGCTGGCCGCAACGCTCGGCCTCTTCCTTGATCGCCTCGCGCGCGCTGCGCTTGGTGCCGACGAACAGGATGGTGCCGCGCTTCTGGGCGATGGCCGAGATGAAGTTCATCGCGTCGGAGAACAGCGGAACGGTCTTCTCGAGGTTGATGATGTGGATCTTGCCGCGCGCGCCGAAGATGTACGGGGCCATCTTCGGGTTCCAGTAGCGGGTCTGGTGGCCGAAGTGGACGCCGGCTTCCAGCATCTGGCGCATGGTGATCTGGGGCATTGCTTGTGACTCCTGGCAGTGGAATCGTGCCCGGGCGGCCGTGGTTTCGGCGGGTGCGCGGGGCGTGCGGCCATGGCGGCTCGCAGCAACGATTCCGGGGTTGGGCCTCCCTGGCGCTTCCGTGTCCGAACCCGCTTCGCGAAGCGGGCACCCCGGCACGGAGGGTGGCGTCAGGTGTGTATTCGCCGGTGCCGGACGGGCCGGCGCTTCCCGCCCGGCGTGGGCGGCCCCGGGGCCGGATCGGCATTGGGGCGGAAGAAAGCCGCGGGAGTATAGCCGGAGCGGGTGGCTCCGGGCAAACCGGTCAGCGGCCGGTGAGCAGGCCCGCCTCCGGGACCAGCACCACCGTCTTGCCGTTCACGTCGGCCTCGAAGCGGCCGTGGGGTGGGCCGGCGGCGGCCTCGGGCAGCGGCCAGTGCTTGTAGCGGCCGGCCAGGACGTAGCCGGCCAGGTTGGGCGCCAGGACGTGCCGGCGGCCGCCCGGTCCGACGAAGGTCAGGCCGGCGATGCGGGCGTGGCGGTCGCCGCTGTTCTCCAGGCGCAGCAGGCGCCGGCCGGTGGTGTCCTCCTCGATCCGGGCGCTGAGCCGGTGGCCGGCCGTGGCCGGTGCCGTCGGCAGGGCGAAGACCGGGATCGAATAGCGCAGCAGGGTGCCGTCGGCGGGCAGTTCGCCGGCCGGGGGCAGTTCGTCGACGACCAGGCGGTAGGCGGTCTCGGTCGCCGGCACGGCCGGCGCGAGGCGGACCAGCCGTACCCGCTGGCGGCCCATCGGCGGTACTTCCAGCAGGGGCGGGCTGACCGCCAGTTCGCGGGTCGGCACCAGCACCTCGCCGCCATCGGCCTGGCTCCAGGAGAAGATACGGACCTGGGCCTGCAGCGGCACCTTGCCGGTATTGCTCAGCCACAGGGTGGACGCCTCCTCGCCGGAGCGCAGGATCACCGAGACCGGCTCCAGGCGCAGGTCGCCCGGATGCGCAGGCGTGGCGACCAGCCCTGCGGCCAGGGCGAACAGCCAAGCCGTGGCCCTGCCGCGCGGCA is a genomic window containing:
- the rpsB gene encoding 30S ribosomal protein S2, whose protein sequence is MPQITMRQMLEAGVHFGHQTRYWNPKMAPYIFGARGKIHIINLEKTVPLFSDAMNFISAIAQKRGTILFVGTKRSAREAIKEEAERCGQPYMTQRWLGGTLTNFRTVKQSVARLKELEAGETDGTFEKLVKHEVLGLRREREKLLASLGGIKDMNRLPDALFVIDIGHEDIAIKEAKKLGIPVIAVVDTNYDPALVDYAIPGNDDAIRAVQLYARAAADAVLEGKAAAPHAANVSESDFAEAEGEAKAPRRAPAKKGTARKDKAEGGEAAAAAE
- a CDS encoding fimbrial biogenesis chaperone translates to MPRGRATAWLFALAAGLVATPAHPGDLRLEPVSVILRSGEEASTLWLSNTGKVPLQAQVRIFSWSQADGGEVLVPTRELAVSPPLLEVPPMGRQRVRLVRLAPAVPATETAYRLVVDELPPAGELPADGTLLRYSIPVFALPTAPATAGHRLSARIEEDTTGRRLLRLENSGDRHARIAGLTFVGPGGRRHVLAPNLAGYVLAGRYKHWPLPEAAAGPPHGRFEADVNGKTVVLVPEAGLLTGR